A single genomic interval of Heterodontus francisci isolate sHetFra1 chromosome 45, sHetFra1.hap1, whole genome shotgun sequence harbors:
- the LOC137356438 gene encoding uncharacterized protein — translation MRARGTKDIERRKRQQEAENWAQGRKEQEMAKIGRKETKRRKGEQQMEKREREGKDSKRQNRGQEVESRAREIIESKRQNREIETERRARGGRKSKRRGKVCKRRRREQETEKDGKDSKRRKVEHKAEKRATDGKESKRWNRQQETANIARDEIQSKRQKREQ, via the exons ATGAGAGCAAGAGGCACAAAAGACATCGAGAGACGGAAAAGACAGCAAGAGGCGGAAAATTGGGCACAAGGCAGAAAAGAGCAAGAGATGGCAAAGATA GGCAGGAAAGAGACCAAGAGACGGAAAGGAGAGCAACAGatggaaaagagagaaagagaaggaaaagaTAGCAAGAGACAGAATAGAGGGCAAGAGGTGGAGTCAAGAGCAAGAGAAATaatagagagcaagagacagaataGAGAGATTGAGACGGAAAGGAGAGCAagaggtggaaggaagagcaagAGACGAGGAAAAGTGTGCAAGAGACGGAGACGAGAGCAAGAGACGGAAAA AGACGGAAAAGACAGCAAGAGGCGGAAGGTTGAGCACAAGGCTGAAAAGAGAGCAACAGACGGaaaagagagcaagagatggaATAGACAGCAAGAGACAGCAAATATAGCAAGAGACGAAATACAGAGCAAGCGGCAGAAAAGAGAGCAATAG